Proteins from a single region of Aureibacter tunicatorum:
- a CDS encoding glycosyltransferase family 2 protein — protein sequence MQILFIVFLVSGLAYLLFALRFFLPLAFKKGDTDSSNGGESGLSLIVVVHDQFEPLKEFLDMMSLQSMKNFEVIVVDNCSNDETYDFLLEKKKHQDNLKVVTLKQVPEHLSSYKYSLTLGVKAADYDRVLVTEVNCRPESEKWLEKYDKGFDDKTNFVLGYSRKMDGVSKLLWFDNVMDQAMMMSMADQNRPYKGDICNIGFRKTFYLGKNVYSAWQGLIGGEGELLINSFAKGKDTKALFGEPFMLQYSPTSKKDYIKQKIYQIHLSKFFKFKDKLRLSAFFLSKVLFWSLLIILLALRYKTIEVMGCYLGIMVCLTVVGGVGIRRVDGKLKAWMWPVFDLLHTVYYAYICIRAFFSKEIKWS from the coding sequence ATGCAGATTTTGTTTATAGTTTTTTTAGTTAGCGGGCTAGCTTATTTGCTGTTTGCTTTGCGATTTTTTCTTCCTCTAGCATTTAAAAAAGGCGATACGGATTCAAGCAATGGTGGAGAAAGCGGATTGAGTTTGATTGTGGTTGTTCATGACCAATTTGAGCCATTGAAAGAGTTTTTGGATATGATGTCGCTTCAGTCGATGAAAAACTTTGAAGTTATAGTGGTTGATAATTGCTCCAACGATGAGACTTATGATTTTTTGCTCGAAAAGAAAAAGCATCAGGACAATTTGAAAGTAGTCACTTTGAAGCAAGTCCCGGAGCACTTGAGTAGTTACAAGTACTCTTTGACGCTTGGAGTGAAGGCGGCGGATTATGACAGAGTGTTGGTGACGGAAGTGAATTGCAGGCCTGAATCCGAAAAGTGGCTTGAAAAATACGACAAAGGCTTTGATGACAAGACGAATTTTGTCCTAGGATATAGTCGCAAGATGGATGGAGTTTCTAAATTATTATGGTTTGACAATGTCATGGATCAAGCGATGATGATGTCGATGGCTGATCAAAATCGACCATACAAAGGAGATATTTGTAATATTGGCTTTAGAAAAACGTTCTATTTAGGAAAGAATGTGTATAGCGCTTGGCAAGGGCTGATTGGCGGCGAAGGAGAGCTGTTGATCAATAGTTTCGCCAAAGGCAAGGATACAAAGGCGCTTTTTGGAGAGCCTTTTATGCTTCAATATTCACCAACGAGTAAAAAAGATTATATAAAACAAAAAATTTACCAAATTCATTTAAGTAAATTTTTTAAATTTAAAGACAAATTGAGACTTAGTGCATTTTTTCTTTCAAAAGTGCTGTTTTGGTCTTTGTTAATTATATTGCTCGCTCTGCGATACAAAACTATTGAGGTAATGGGCTGTTATTTGGGTATAATGGTTTGTTTGACGGTCGTAGGAGGTGTTGGAATTAGAAGGGTAGACGGAAAACTTAAGGCGTGGATGTGGCCAGTCTTTGACTTACTTCATACCGTTTATTATGCGTATATCTGCATTCGGGCGTTTTTTTCAAAAGAAATTAAATGGAGTTAG
- the tgt gene encoding tRNA guanosine(34) transglycosylase Tgt, whose product MKFEINAKDPKSRARAGELNTDHGTIQTPIFMPVGTAGTVKAVHTRELKEDIKAQIILGNTYHLYLRPGLEILQQAGGLHKFNGWDKPILTDSGGYQVFSLSGTRKIKEEGVTFKSHIDGSKHLFTPENVMDTQRKIGADIIMAFDECTPYPCDFKYARESMEMTHRWLQRCIDRVDSTDPLYGYNQELFPIVQGSTYKDLRMQSAEVIASKNRAGNAIGGLSVGEPAEKMYEMTEIVTNILPEEKPRYLMGVGTPANILESIALGVDMLDCVMPTRNARNGMLFTSEGIINIKNEKWKDDFSPIDPAIGGYVSTFYSKAYLRHLVRSQEILAAQIASIHNLTFYLWLVKEAREKIISGEFASWKNIMVEKVSRRL is encoded by the coding sequence ATGAAATTTGAAATAAACGCCAAGGACCCTAAAAGCAGAGCGAGAGCTGGCGAATTGAATACTGATCATGGCACTATCCAAACGCCTATTTTCATGCCTGTCGGCACTGCGGGAACAGTAAAAGCTGTTCATACCAGAGAGCTTAAGGAAGATATCAAAGCTCAAATCATATTAGGGAACACTTACCACTTGTATTTGAGACCAGGATTGGAGATCCTTCAACAAGCAGGAGGACTTCATAAGTTCAATGGTTGGGACAAGCCGATATTGACTGACAGTGGTGGTTATCAAGTTTTTTCATTGTCAGGGACAAGAAAGATCAAAGAGGAAGGCGTTACTTTCAAATCACACATCGACGGCTCCAAACACCTTTTCACGCCTGAAAACGTGATGGATACTCAAAGAAAAATCGGCGCGGATATTATCATGGCTTTTGACGAGTGTACTCCATATCCTTGCGATTTCAAATACGCAAGAGAATCCATGGAAATGACACACAGATGGCTTCAAAGATGCATTGACAGAGTAGACAGCACAGACCCTCTGTACGGATACAATCAAGAATTATTTCCTATCGTTCAAGGAAGCACTTACAAAGACTTGAGAATGCAGTCTGCTGAAGTAATCGCTTCTAAAAACAGAGCGGGAAATGCTATTGGAGGTCTTTCAGTAGGCGAGCCTGCTGAAAAAATGTATGAAATGACCGAAATTGTCACAAACATTCTTCCGGAAGAAAAACCAAGGTACTTGATGGGGGTTGGGACTCCTGCGAATATCCTTGAAAGTATTGCTCTGGGCGTGGACATGTTGGACTGCGTTATGCCAACCAGGAACGCAAGGAACGGCATGCTATTCACTTCCGAGGGTATTATCAATATTAAAAATGAAAAGTGGAAGGATGACTTTTCGCCAATCGATCCAGCAATCGGTGGATATGTAAGCACATTTTACAGCAAAGCTTATTTGAGACACTTGGTTAGATCTCAAGAAATTCTTGCAGCGCAAATCGCAAGTATCCATAACTTGACATTCTACTTATGGCTGGTTAAAGAAGCTAGAGAGAAAATCATAAGCGGAGAATTCGCTTCATGGAAAAATATCATGGTGGAAAAAGTTAGCCGCAGGCTATAA
- a CDS encoding LptF/LptG family permease, translated as MFKVLDRYILKRLLTTYVFVVMIIVAVVVVIDMTEKNHKFIQHNLGFAEIAGYYMDFAPYIANFITPLMVFITTVYVTSQMASHTEIIAILSSGISFKRLMVPYLIAGGIIASASFYLNGWVIPNTNKDRLAFETTYFKRKYHFDESDVHIKVSPDTYLYLKSYNVNSDQAYKVTLEKIDGNQLISKLSARRMKWNEDIKKWQFIDWEIRDINGTQEIFTHGDKLDSALNLTPKYFSNNYKLYEALTLNEIDKKIADLESRGADNVKVYRIEKYIRYMSPFAVVILTLIGLVVSSRKARGGTGYQIALGFVLAFIYIIFFMFSRSLAEAGSTNPILAVWIPNIIFAIIGVFLYTRVPK; from the coding sequence ATGTTCAAAGTTCTTGACCGATACATACTTAAGCGATTGCTTACAACATACGTATTTGTGGTGATGATCATCGTGGCTGTCGTTGTAGTAATCGACATGACCGAAAAAAACCACAAATTCATTCAACACAATCTGGGATTCGCCGAAATTGCAGGATATTATATGGACTTTGCCCCGTATATAGCAAACTTCATCACCCCGCTAATGGTATTCATCACTACAGTATATGTGACCTCTCAGATGGCCAGCCATACTGAGATCATTGCGATACTCAGTAGCGGAATAAGCTTTAAAAGGCTTATGGTTCCTTATTTGATTGCTGGAGGTATCATTGCCAGCGCTAGTTTTTACCTCAATGGCTGGGTCATTCCCAACACGAATAAAGATCGACTAGCATTCGAAACCACATACTTTAAAAGAAAATATCATTTCGATGAAAGCGATGTTCATATTAAAGTCTCTCCCGACACGTATTTATATCTCAAAAGCTACAATGTAAACTCTGATCAAGCATACAAAGTGACTTTAGAAAAAATTGACGGCAATCAACTGATATCAAAGCTTTCCGCAAGAAGAATGAAATGGAATGAAGATATCAAAAAATGGCAATTCATTGATTGGGAAATCAGAGATATTAATGGAACTCAAGAAATATTCACTCACGGAGACAAACTAGATTCAGCGCTGAATCTTACTCCAAAATATTTCTCCAACAATTACAAACTCTATGAAGCTTTGACGCTTAACGAAATTGACAAAAAAATTGCCGATCTGGAAAGCAGAGGCGCCGACAATGTCAAAGTATACCGCATCGAAAAGTACATTCGATACATGTCTCCTTTCGCAGTTGTGATTTTGACATTGATAGGTTTGGTCGTTTCCAGTAGAAAAGCCAGAGGAGGAACAGGCTATCAAATAGCTCTAGGATTCGTTCTTGCGTTTATCTATATCATTTTCTTCATGTTTAGTCGAAGCCTTGCCGAAGCAGGCTCTACTAATCCGATACTGGCCGTATGGATACCAAATATAATTTTTGCAATTATTGGAGTGTTTCTATATACTCGAGTACCTAAATAA
- a CDS encoding DMT family transporter, whose protein sequence is MLRDYLHLHFLIFIWGFTAVLGVLISIPAIEVVFLRTFIASVGLALVLLYQRQNFNIGMKNALKMILTGFLIGMHWMFFFASSEVSNASVTLAGAATCAFWTSILDPIISKRAVKPFEVILGLFVIGGLYIIFLFEFNHAIGLGMAVMAAILAALFTIINSKLAKKHHPTMITFYEISGACLSTILFSPIYVKNFAANGELNFNMDTNDIAYILILALICTVYAYTASVELMKRISPFAMNLSVNLEPVYGIMLAYWIIGDSEKMNGGFYIGTLVILFSVLSYPILNYYQKKRTKKLNLEEANIR, encoded by the coding sequence ATGCTTAGAGATTATCTTCACCTGCATTTCCTAATATTCATCTGGGGATTTACAGCTGTGTTGGGAGTGCTAATCAGCATACCTGCGATAGAAGTCGTATTTCTAAGAACTTTCATCGCCTCTGTTGGACTTGCCTTGGTATTGCTTTACCAAAGGCAAAATTTCAACATAGGGATGAAAAACGCTTTAAAAATGATCTTGACCGGTTTTCTAATTGGCATGCACTGGATGTTTTTCTTTGCCTCCTCGGAAGTTTCTAATGCTTCTGTAACTTTAGCCGGAGCCGCCACTTGCGCTTTTTGGACGAGCATACTAGACCCAATCATAAGCAAAAGAGCCGTGAAGCCTTTTGAAGTAATCTTAGGACTTTTTGTTATTGGAGGTCTCTACATCATATTTTTATTCGAATTCAATCATGCAATAGGACTTGGCATGGCTGTCATGGCGGCTATTCTTGCAGCTTTATTCACTATTATCAATTCTAAGCTCGCGAAAAAGCACCACCCAACTATGATCACCTTTTATGAAATCAGTGGAGCTTGTCTATCCACTATTTTATTCTCTCCGATTTATGTGAAGAATTTTGCGGCAAATGGAGAATTAAATTTCAATATGGATACTAATGATATCGCTTATATCCTAATATTGGCTTTGATCTGCACTGTATATGCTTATACAGCATCTGTGGAGTTAATGAAAAGAATATCTCCATTCGCTATGAACTTAAGCGTAAACCTTGAGCCTGTATACGGCATTATGCTAGCCTACTGGATTATTGGTGATAGTGAAAAAATGAATGGCGGTTTCTATATAGGAACACTCGTTATCTTATTTTCGGTATTATCTTACCCGATATTAAATTATTATCAAAAGAAAAGAACTAAAAAATTGAATTTGGAAGAAGCCAACATAAGATAG
- a CDS encoding DMT family transporter: MEKKISLRLVVETLLALVSFGFTPVLIKSVSANPYTIGIVRLCITMVLTGIFLASFKEIKALSFKQVKSLALMGFLFGAHWVTYFISIKIGSASIAFLGLCTFGIHLILLGWIMKLRKPQWNDFLAVALVICGSLMVTPEFSLENNQTLGLLVAIISAVFFAGLPILQQRNSEISGSVRAFGQYGFALVLFLFTLPLTEWESLTKSDWMGLVALSVVCTFIAHTLWVKATTELPTTVSSIIYYLTLPLAMGISYMFLGEEMTLEKVGGALLIIVANIISILPKLKSNKTLEEKKIEQETLEER; the protein is encoded by the coding sequence ATGGAGAAGAAGATTAGTTTAAGATTGGTAGTGGAAACTTTGTTGGCTTTAGTGTCCTTTGGTTTCACGCCTGTGCTCATCAAGTCAGTGTCGGCAAATCCTTATACGATAGGTATAGTTCGACTTTGCATAACGATGGTGTTGACGGGGATTTTTTTAGCATCATTTAAGGAAATAAAGGCTTTAAGTTTCAAGCAAGTGAAAAGCTTGGCTTTAATGGGTTTTTTGTTTGGAGCGCATTGGGTAACTTATTTCATAAGCATCAAGATTGGATCTGCTTCCATTGCTTTTTTAGGCTTATGCACTTTTGGCATACATTTGATATTGTTGGGTTGGATCATGAAGTTGAGAAAACCACAATGGAATGACTTCTTGGCTGTTGCCCTTGTGATATGCGGAAGCTTGATGGTGACGCCTGAATTCAGCTTGGAAAATAATCAGACTTTAGGTTTGTTGGTTGCGATTATAAGCGCTGTTTTTTTCGCTGGACTTCCTATTCTACAACAAAGAAATTCAGAAATATCGGGTTCTGTCAGAGCTTTTGGACAATATGGTTTTGCGCTTGTTTTGTTCCTTTTTACGCTTCCTTTGACAGAATGGGAATCATTGACCAAGTCTGATTGGATGGGGTTGGTCGCTCTTTCAGTAGTTTGCACATTTATAGCCCACACATTATGGGTTAAAGCGACTACGGAATTGCCAACTACTGTTTCGAGTATTATATATTATTTGACTTTGCCACTGGCTATGGGAATAAGCTATATGTTTTTGGGAGAGGAAATGACTCTGGAGAAAGTAGGGGGTGCTTTGCTGATTATAGTAGCTAATATTATAAGCATATTGCCAAAATTAAAATCAAACAAGACTCTTGAAGAGAAAAAAATAGAACAGGAAACTTTAGAGGAACGATAA
- the lpdA gene encoding dihydrolipoyl dehydrogenase, with amino-acid sequence MSAKYDLIVVGSGPGGYVAAIRASQLGLKTAIVEKSELGGICLNWGCIPTKALLKSAQVYEYIKHAEDYGITVSESKHDFDAIIKRSREVAGGMSKGIQFLLKKNKIDVINGFGKIKPGKVVEVSAEDGAKTEYSADHIILATGGRARELPNLPIDGKKIIEYRKAMSLEKQPESMVVVGSGAIGVEFAYVYNSLGTKVTIVEYLPNIVPVEDEEISKALERSYKKSGIKIMTNSEVTNVDTSGEKCQVTVNTKKGEKVIEADVVLSAVGISTNIEGIGLEDVGVMTDRGKVIVDDYYKTNIPGVYAIGDIVHGPALAHVASAEAIICVEKIAGKSPEKIDYNNIPGCTYCTPEISSVGYTEKAAREAGYDIKVGKFPFSASGKASAAGAKEGFVKVIYDAKYGELLGAHMIGNNVTEMITEAVVARKLETTAHEILTAVHPHPTMSEAFKDATEDAYDEAIHL; translated from the coding sequence ATGTCTGCAAAATATGATTTGATAGTAGTCGGCAGTGGCCCGGGCGGATATGTAGCTGCAATTAGAGCTTCGCAATTGGGCTTGAAAACGGCTATTGTTGAAAAATCCGAATTGGGTGGAATTTGCCTTAACTGGGGATGTATTCCGACAAAAGCTTTGTTGAAAAGCGCGCAAGTATATGAATACATCAAGCACGCTGAAGATTACGGTATCACTGTGTCTGAGTCGAAGCATGATTTTGATGCGATCATTAAAAGAAGCCGTGAAGTGGCTGGTGGCATGAGCAAGGGGATCCAGTTTTTGTTGAAGAAGAATAAAATCGACGTTATCAACGGTTTTGGAAAGATCAAGCCGGGGAAAGTTGTAGAAGTTTCTGCTGAAGACGGAGCTAAGACTGAATACTCTGCTGATCATATCATATTGGCGACAGGAGGAAGAGCTAGAGAACTTCCTAATTTGCCAATTGATGGTAAGAAGATTATCGAGTATAGAAAAGCAATGAGCCTTGAGAAGCAACCTGAATCTATGGTTGTAGTTGGCTCGGGTGCTATCGGTGTTGAATTCGCTTATGTGTACAACTCGTTGGGAACTAAGGTGACTATCGTAGAGTACTTGCCGAATATCGTTCCTGTAGAGGATGAAGAGATTTCTAAAGCATTGGAAAGATCGTATAAGAAAAGCGGTATTAAGATCATGACCAACTCTGAAGTTACTAATGTGGATACTTCTGGAGAAAAGTGTCAGGTTACTGTAAATACGAAAAAAGGTGAGAAAGTAATCGAAGCTGATGTGGTTCTTTCAGCGGTAGGTATTTCTACTAATATCGAAGGTATCGGTCTTGAGGACGTAGGTGTGATGACTGACAGAGGCAAGGTGATCGTAGACGATTATTACAAGACTAATATCCCTGGAGTTTATGCTATTGGTGATATTGTTCATGGTCCTGCTTTAGCGCACGTTGCTTCCGCTGAGGCGATTATCTGTGTTGAGAAGATCGCTGGCAAGAGCCCTGAGAAAATCGATTATAATAACATTCCTGGATGTACTTATTGCACTCCTGAAATCTCTTCTGTTGGATATACAGAAAAAGCGGCAAGAGAAGCCGGATATGATATTAAAGTTGGTAAATTTCCATTCTCAGCGTCAGGAAAAGCTAGCGCGGCTGGTGCTAAGGAAGGTTTTGTTAAGGTGATTTATGATGCTAAATATGGGGAGCTTTTAGGGGCTCATATGATTGGCAATAACGTTACTGAGATGATCACTGAAGCTGTTGTAGCAAGGAAACTGGAAACTACAGCTCATGAGATTTTAACAGCCGTCCACCCACACCCTACGATGTCTGAAGCATTTAAGGATGCTACTGAGGATGCTTATGATGAGGCGATTCATTTATAA
- a CDS encoding dipeptidase — MSDSHSEIKSFIEENKDRFLNELFDLLRIPSVSADSKFKTNVEEAAEFVKEKLIAAGADHAEICPTAGHPIVYGEKNIDPSLPTVLVYGHYDVQPADPYELWNSPPFEPVIKDGKIYARGASDDKGQMYMHIKALESMNSFGDIPCNLKFMIEGEEEIGSENLGVFVKENVEKLKADIVLISDTGIISNDAPSICTGLRGLSYVEVEVTGPNRDLHSGMYGGAVGNPINILCDMIASLHDENKQITIPGFYDNVEELSQEQRYELNKAPFDLEDYKNELDLGDVAGEKGYTTLERIGIRPTLDVNGIWGGYTGEGAKTVLPSKAYAKISMRLVPNQTSEEITQLFTKHFESIAPASVKVKVTPHHGGEGVVVPTDSIGYKAASKAFEDAWGKSPIPTRDGGSIPIVAMFQKILGLDSILLGFGLDEDAIHSPNESYGIENYVKGIETITRFHHRFAELNK; from the coding sequence ATGAGCGATTCGCATTCAGAAATAAAATCATTCATCGAAGAGAACAAAGATAGATTTCTTAACGAATTATTCGACCTTCTAAGAATTCCTTCTGTAAGTGCTGACAGCAAGTTCAAGACCAATGTGGAAGAAGCAGCGGAATTCGTTAAAGAAAAATTAATCGCAGCTGGCGCTGACCATGCGGAAATCTGTCCCACAGCTGGACACCCAATCGTTTATGGTGAAAAAAATATAGATCCTTCGCTACCAACAGTATTGGTATATGGACACTATGATGTGCAACCAGCGGATCCATACGAATTATGGAACTCTCCTCCATTCGAGCCTGTAATCAAAGACGGCAAGATATACGCTAGGGGCGCTTCGGACGACAAAGGGCAAATGTACATGCATATCAAAGCTCTTGAATCAATGAATAGCTTTGGAGACATTCCTTGCAACTTGAAATTCATGATTGAAGGAGAAGAGGAAATCGGTTCTGAAAACCTTGGAGTTTTCGTCAAAGAAAACGTTGAGAAATTAAAAGCCGATATTGTGTTGATCTCTGACACAGGCATCATTTCCAATGACGCGCCTTCCATCTGCACAGGCCTTAGAGGGCTTAGTTATGTGGAAGTAGAGGTAACAGGACCTAATAGAGACCTCCATTCAGGAATGTACGGTGGAGCTGTTGGCAATCCTATCAATATACTTTGCGACATGATAGCTTCTCTTCATGACGAAAATAAGCAAATTACAATTCCTGGATTCTACGATAATGTAGAAGAACTTAGCCAAGAGCAAAGATACGAATTGAACAAAGCTCCATTCGACTTGGAGGATTATAAAAATGAGCTGGACTTAGGCGATGTGGCTGGAGAGAAAGGCTATACGACATTAGAAAGAATAGGTATCAGACCTACTCTAGATGTCAATGGCATATGGGGAGGTTATACTGGAGAAGGCGCTAAAACAGTATTGCCTTCAAAAGCTTACGCTAAGATCTCCATGAGGTTGGTTCCTAATCAGACGAGCGAAGAAATCACTCAACTATTCACTAAGCATTTTGAGTCTATAGCGCCAGCAAGTGTAAAGGTCAAAGTAACTCCTCACCATGGAGGAGAAGGTGTAGTAGTGCCTACAGATTCAATCGGCTATAAAGCTGCCAGCAAAGCATTTGAAGACGCATGGGGCAAAAGCCCTATTCCAACAAGAGATGGCGGAAGCATCCCAATCGTGGCTATGTTCCAAAAAATCCTAGGTCTGGACTCAATCCTGCTAGGATTCGGACTTGACGAAGATGCGATTCACTCACCAAACGAAAGTTACGGAATTGAGAACTATGTGAAAGGAATTGAAACCATCACAAGGTTCCACCATAGATTCGCTGAATTGAACAAATAA
- the ispE gene encoding 4-(cytidine 5'-diphospho)-2-C-methyl-D-erythritol kinase, with protein sequence MIVYPNSKINIGLFITRKREDNFHDIESCFYPIEWKEALEITLSDKVGFSSSGIDIPGNPDNNLCLKAYELLAQNYDIPEVHIHLEKMVPIGAGLGGGSADAAYTLKALNELFKLEIENSALKKFASEIGSDCPFFIDNQPAIASGTGTTLDTFELSLSGKWIMLINPGLHIGTAEAYSNVSPKNIDFNLKEILLSTPIEQWKDIIQNDFEASVFPKYPELQKLKSLLYEKGAIYASMTGSGSTIYGIFNKKPQNIHLDKGNVWTGMLK encoded by the coding sequence ATGATAGTATATCCTAATTCCAAAATCAATATTGGCCTATTCATCACTCGAAAGCGAGAAGACAATTTTCATGATATTGAATCGTGCTTTTACCCAATAGAATGGAAAGAAGCTTTGGAAATTACGCTAAGCGATAAAGTCGGCTTTAGTTCTTCCGGCATAGACATACCAGGAAACCCTGATAATAACCTTTGCCTGAAAGCTTACGAGCTCTTAGCTCAAAACTACGATATTCCCGAAGTTCATATTCATTTGGAAAAAATGGTCCCAATAGGAGCAGGACTTGGCGGCGGCAGCGCTGACGCAGCGTACACACTAAAAGCGCTCAATGAATTATTCAAGCTTGAAATCGAAAATTCAGCCTTGAAAAAATTCGCCTCCGAGATAGGGAGCGACTGCCCCTTCTTCATAGACAACCAACCTGCGATTGCCTCAGGAACGGGTACGACACTAGACACCTTTGAATTAAGCTTATCCGGCAAGTGGATCATGCTTATCAACCCTGGTCTTCATATTGGCACAGCAGAAGCTTACTCCAATGTTTCTCCTAAAAACATTGACTTCAACTTGAAAGAAATCCTGCTTTCAACTCCCATTGAGCAATGGAAAGATATTATTCAAAATGATTTTGAAGCATCTGTATTTCCTAAGTATCCCGAGCTTCAAAAATTGAAGTCGCTTTTATATGAGAAAGGAGCCATATACGCTTCAATGACAGGCTCTGGATCAACTATTTATGGAATTTTCAATAAAAAGCCTCAAAACATACACCTAGACAAGGGAAATGTCTGGACAGGAATGCTGAAATAA